A genome region from Abyssisolibacter fermentans includes the following:
- the ftcD gene encoding glutamate formimidoyltransferase: protein MSGLNKIVECVPNFSEGRDLKKIEKIVDSFRGKKGVKLLDYSNDEDHNRCVVTVVGEPEELKKAVVEAIGTAIEVIDMNVHEGQHPRMGATDVVPFIPIRNVTMQEAVDLSKEVAKEVSEKYNLPIFLYEKSASSKERENLSKVRKGQFEGMKEKLKQPEWKPDFGPDEIHPTAGVTAIGARMPLIAYNVNLNTSDLEIANKIAKKVRHIGGGLRFCKAMGVELKDRGITQVSMNLTDYTKTTIYSAFELIRIEAKRYGVSIVGSEVIGLVPMAALIDCAEYYLGIEDFSIDQVLEAKL, encoded by the coding sequence ATGTCTGGATTAAATAAAATAGTAGAATGTGTACCTAACTTTAGTGAAGGTAGAGATTTAAAAAAAATAGAAAAAATAGTTGACTCATTTAGAGGGAAAAAGGGTGTTAAGCTTTTAGATTATAGTAATGATGAAGATCATAACAGATGTGTTGTAACTGTAGTTGGTGAGCCAGAGGAGTTAAAGAAAGCAGTAGTAGAAGCTATAGGTACAGCAATAGAAGTTATAGATATGAATGTTCATGAGGGACAACATCCAAGAATGGGAGCTACTGATGTAGTACCATTTATACCAATAAGAAATGTGACAATGCAGGAAGCTGTAGACCTTTCAAAGGAAGTTGCAAAAGAAGTATCAGAAAAATATAACTTGCCAATATTCTTATACGAAAAATCAGCTTCTTCAAAAGAAAGAGAAAACTTATCAAAGGTAAGAAAAGGACAGTTTGAAGGAATGAAGGAAAAACTTAAACAACCAGAGTGGAAACCTGATTTTGGACCAGATGAAATTCATCCAACTGCTGGTGTAACAGCAATAGGAGCAAGAATGCCTTTGATTGCATACAACGTAAATCTAAATACTTCTGACCTTGAAATAGCTAACAAAATAGCAAAGAAAGTTAGACACATAGGTGGAGGATTGAGATTTTGTAAAGCAATGGGAGTAGAACTTAAAGATAGAGGAATAACTCAAGTTTCAATGAACTTAACAGATTATACAAAGACTACAATATACAGTGCATTTGAGTTAATTAGAATAGAAGCAAAAAGATATGGAGTAAGTATTGTAGGAAGTGAAGTAATAGGACTTGTACCTATGGCTGCTTTAATAGATTGTGCTGAGTATTATTTAGGTATTGAGGATTTTTCAATAGATCAAGTACTTGAAGCAAAATTGTAA